The Pseudoalteromonas rubra DNA segment AGAAATCGTCGCACTGATCCGCAAACAGCTGTACCGGCTGGCTTCGAAAAAGTCTTTACCACTGAAAACCCAGTCGCCCATTGCCGTGCCTGAATGTAAAAAAGAGCTGAAACAAGCGATTGAAATGTGTGAGCGACTCGGTGAAACCCAGGATGGCATGCAAATCTACCTCTATCAATATCAGGGCAGTTCGCCCATTTTTCGCGAGCTGGGTCGGCTCAGAGAAATTGCCTTTCGTGCTGTAGGAGAAGGCAGTGGTAAGCGCCGTGATATCGACAAGTACGACATGTACTATCAACATCTGGTGTTGTGGGATGCAAAACACCTGGAGCTCGTCGGCGCTTACCGACTGGCCAGCGCACAATCTGTCATCAATGAACAGGGCACTGAAGGTTTATACACCACCAGTTTGTTCAATTATGCTGAGCACATGCAACCCTACTTCGAGCATGGTCTTGAATTGGGACGCAGCTTTGTACAGCCTAAATACTGGGGACGCAAGAGTCTCGATTACCTCTGGTATGGGATTGGTGCTTTTGTAAAACGCTACCCACAGCATCGCTACCTTTTTGGCGCTGTCAGTTTATCCAATGCACTGCCAGATAAAGCCAAAGCTATGCTGATTTACCATTACCAGCATTACTTCTCCAATCTGGCATCTCTGGCAACCCCCAAAAACGAATTTAAGTTTACGCCGACGCAGCAACAAGACTTTGCCCAGCTATTTTGTGGTAATGATATTAAAGAAGACTTTGCAGAGCTCAAGCATATCATGGCCAATATGGGTGCCCAGGTTCCGACTTTGTTTAAACAATATACCGAGTTGTGCGAACCTGACGGGGTGAACTTCCTGAGCTTCAGCATAGATCCAGACTTCAACAACTGTATCGATGGTCTGGTGCTGGTTGATCTGACCCGGATCAAGCCACAAAAAGCCAAACGATATCTGGGAGAGAATATCTACGACTGATTGTGTTGTTGCTGTTTTTTTATTTATACTCGCGCTCGGAGATTAAAATTTGCGAGCGCGCATGATAAAAACTATTCTACAACTCATTATTTTTGCCATTGTTTTTTTGGCTATCACTGCCTACCAGGAACTGGGCATGCTGGCTGACGATGGCAAAGCCCCTGCTCCTTATTTCTCTTTACCTCTACTCGAACAACCCACACAGCGAGTCACCATCAAGTCTCTGCAAGGGCAGCAATCTGTAGTGTACTTTTTCGCCCCCTGGTGCAGTATTTGCCGCTACAGTATGCCTAACCTCAATAAATTACATGAGCAAGGCAAAGTCAACGCCGTCGCCATTGCACTGGATTTTGACAATCCAGATGCGGTCAGCAGCTTTGTTGAAGATTTATCACTGAGCATGCCTGTACTGCTCGGCAACAGTCATACCGCTTCAGATTATAAGGTTAAGGCTTACCCCACCTATTATGTGTTATCTGATGACCTGAAAGTAGTCGAACGCTCTGTCGGTTACTCCAGTGAGCTGGGAATACGTGCCAGACTTTAACATCCTCAAACTACGAAGCTAAGTGTAAGAAAGTGTAGGGGTAATCGACAATTTCTTACCCTTAGGTAAAACAAAGGTACGATTTATTCTCATACACTAGTCCCATTCATATTCAGCTTAGATTCAATAAGGGACTACCATGACGCGCTCGTCATTCAACAAAACGTTTGCACTGTCGCCTATCATGCTTTGCATCGCACTGCAGGCACAAGCAAACACCAGCACAGACATGGAACACATCGAAGTGCATTATAAACGCAGCTCAATTACCTCTGAGATCACAGAAGACACGGAAAAGCTCATCGAAATGCCAGGTGCTATGGGCGACCCGCTACGGGCTGTGTATGCACTACCAGGAGTGGTTGCGGCTGGCGGCTCAATGAGTGAACCGGCCGTGCGTGGCTCAAGCCCCAGTGATAACATGTTCGAAGTGGACTTTATGCCTGCGGGTTATATTTTCCATGATTTTGGCAGTTCAATATTTAACCGCTATATCATTCAGGATTTCCAGCTCTACTCTGCGGGCTACGGCAGCAGCTACAGTAATGCAACGGGCGCAGTCTTTGACGTAACGCTTCGTAATCCCAAGTATCAGCCAATCACCACTACGCTGGACCTGACCATGTTCAACGCTGGCGTGTTTGTGGAAGGCCAGCTCAGCGACAGTACGGCTTTCTATGTATCGGGGCGAAAAAGTACCCTCCCCCTGTTCTTTGAAGAAGGCGAAGAACTCGAAGATGAAGATGGCGAGCCAACCGGCGTCACCATCAATGATGCTCCGGATGACCATGATTACCAGGGTAAATTCCTGTGGGACATCAATGCCAACAATACGCTAACTTTTAACTTTACAGGTGCGGAAGACTCGGCCGCTGCAGGTTTCAATGAACGTTCTGAATTAGCGCAAAAAACACCGGAGTTCCAGGGCGATGCGCGCTTTATCCGGGAGTTCAATAGCCAGAACGTATTGTGGGACCACTACAATGACAAGTTTCATCTTCGTGTTGGTGTTGGCGCGCTCGACCATTCAGGCCGACTAGAGTATGGCCGCCGTGCAACCATTTCCAACGGTTATTTTGAAGAAGAATCGGAAAAACAGTACACCTACAAAGCTCGTTTGAACTATCGTATTAATCCAGCCCACCAACTGGTTGTGGATGCGGCCTATTTTGACAACGAAACAGAATATAGCTACGACACTTTCCAATACTTGTGTACTGAACTGGACCCCGATTGCGATCTTAAAAAAGGTGAGCGGATCAGCGGCAAACGGACGATTGATATCGACAGCGGCTTTGTTGGCCTGGCGCATATCTGGCAACTGAGCGATGACTGGCAAACAGAGCTGGGCGTGCAGAGCCAACACAACAAATACACGGATGAAACCTTCACCTCACCTCGTCTGGCAGTGAGCTACTTTGTGACTGAAAACAGTATCATTTCGGCCAAGGCAGGACGCTACAATCGCATGCAAAATGTAGAATATATCCTGCCAGAAATAGGTAATCCTAAACTAAAATCTCAGGTTGCGGATCACTTTACTCTTGGCTTTAGTCAGGAGCTGGACAACGAATGGAGCTGGTCAGTCGAAGGCTATTACAAAACCATGGACGACCTTCCTCTGGCCATAGATGACGGACCAAATGCAGATGATTTGTATAACAATGACGTTGAAGGGCGCGCCTACGGTGTGGATCTGCTGATCAACAAGAATAAGACCGATAACTGGTATGGCTGGGTGGCTCTGAGCTATGCCAAGAGTGAGCGCACCGACCTCAGCCGCAATATCACCCGGGATTATTACGCTGATACGCCTTTGGTGTTTAATGCAGTATTCCACTATGAAATCAATGAAAAATGGCAAGGTGGCTTTAACTTTACAGCGCGCAGTGGTCAGGCCTACACGCCGATTGTCGGTGTCAGAGAAAACCCCGACCACGATGGTCGTTTCTTACCTGTTTATGGCGAACCTTTCTCAGAGCGGTTCAAGGTCTACCACCGCCTGGATATTCGTTTCGAGCGAAAAACTAAGATATTTGGCAACGATGGCCAGTTAATTTTCGAATTGATGAATGCCTACGGCCAGGAGAACATTGCCTATATCGACCTCGATTACGACAGAGTCAAATCGGTTAACGACCTCTATATAGAAGAAGAGGAAGACGATTTCTCTATCCGCCCTTCTATTGGTTTTAGCGTCACTTTCTAAGCGATTCCCCTGAAAAGGCCGGGCGCAGACAAATGAGACTTGCGTTTTCGGCCTTCTCCTTGCATGATCTGCGCCTTTGATTGTCCGGAGATCCTGCCCATGCCAAAAGCCTGCGCTTACCACATTTTAGTTAAAACCGAAAAAGAGTGCCTGGCTATTAAAGCCAAACTTGCCAAAGGCGGCGATTTTAACAAAC contains these protein-coding regions:
- a CDS encoding TlpA family protein disulfide reductase; the protein is MIKTILQLIIFAIVFLAITAYQELGMLADDGKAPAPYFSLPLLEQPTQRVTIKSLQGQQSVVYFFAPWCSICRYSMPNLNKLHEQGKVNAVAIALDFDNPDAVSSFVEDLSLSMPVLLGNSHTASDYKVKAYPTYYVLSDDLKVVERSVGYSSELGIRARL
- a CDS encoding GNAT family N-acyltransferase, coding for MISVDKVIEANLPQLENSPKVKGLVKKGLGYLLHEQEFVAFADTYPHLQGIEFVEQVLEELDFDARFKPKQIEHIPSEGSVVIVANHPIGSLDALALIKVLAQVRPDLKVVANRMLMSLTPMHSLLLPVDNLSGASRKQELANIHHHLKQEGALLIFPAGEVSRLGPTGIKDCKWNSGFLRMAKKANCPILPIFIKAKNSPLFYGTSMIYKPLASLLLVKEMFKQRQKSLEFEIGASIPPASYLLENLKDKEIVALIRKQLYRLASKKSLPLKTQSPIAVPECKKELKQAIEMCERLGETQDGMQIYLYQYQGSSPIFRELGRLREIAFRAVGEGSGKRRDIDKYDMYYQHLVLWDAKHLELVGAYRLASAQSVINEQGTEGLYTTSLFNYAEHMQPYFEHGLELGRSFVQPKYWGRKSLDYLWYGIGAFVKRYPQHRYLFGAVSLSNALPDKAKAMLIYHYQHYFSNLASLATPKNEFKFTPTQQQDFAQLFCGNDIKEDFAELKHIMANMGAQVPTLFKQYTELCEPDGVNFLSFSIDPDFNNCIDGLVLVDLTRIKPQKAKRYLGENIYD
- a CDS encoding TonB-dependent receptor plug domain-containing protein, whose amino-acid sequence is MTRSSFNKTFALSPIMLCIALQAQANTSTDMEHIEVHYKRSSITSEITEDTEKLIEMPGAMGDPLRAVYALPGVVAAGGSMSEPAVRGSSPSDNMFEVDFMPAGYIFHDFGSSIFNRYIIQDFQLYSAGYGSSYSNATGAVFDVTLRNPKYQPITTTLDLTMFNAGVFVEGQLSDSTAFYVSGRKSTLPLFFEEGEELEDEDGEPTGVTINDAPDDHDYQGKFLWDINANNTLTFNFTGAEDSAAAGFNERSELAQKTPEFQGDARFIREFNSQNVLWDHYNDKFHLRVGVGALDHSGRLEYGRRATISNGYFEEESEKQYTYKARLNYRINPAHQLVVDAAYFDNETEYSYDTFQYLCTELDPDCDLKKGERISGKRTIDIDSGFVGLAHIWQLSDDWQTELGVQSQHNKYTDETFTSPRLAVSYFVTENSIISAKAGRYNRMQNVEYILPEIGNPKLKSQVADHFTLGFSQELDNEWSWSVEGYYKTMDDLPLAIDDGPNADDLYNNDVEGRAYGVDLLINKNKTDNWYGWVALSYAKSERTDLSRNITRDYYADTPLVFNAVFHYEINEKWQGGFNFTARSGQAYTPIVGVRENPDHDGRFLPVYGEPFSERFKVYHRLDIRFERKTKIFGNDGQLIFELMNAYGQENIAYIDLDYDRVKSVNDLYIEEEEDDFSIRPSIGFSVTF